The stretch of DNA TCATCCACGACGAGCTCGCACGGGAGGGTGACCTGCTCAACAGCGTCATCGGGACATCGGAGTACCGCCCGCCGGGACAGTACGACAACGTCACCGTGACGCTGTTCGCCGAGTCCGGCACCGACGACACCGAGGACGCCGCAGACGGGAACGAGACCGCCGACGACGAGACCAGCAGCGCTGTCGTCGACGAGGGCACGCAGAACGCCACCGTCGACGACGCGTCTGCAGGTAGCGACACCGTCTCGAACGGGAGCGCCGACACCGCCACGACGGCCGACAACGGTACGACGGCTGCCAACGGCACGATGACCGACGGGAACGCTACGACGGCCGACAACGGCACAACCGCCGACGATGCGACGGCGGCCGACGGGAACACCGACAACGGTACGATGGCCGAGAACGCCACCGCCGATACCGGCAGGACGACGGACGCGGCCGCCAGCAACGACACGACGGCCGAGTCCGCCGCACGACTCTCCGAGGACAAGACGCTGACCGCCATCGTCTACCGGGACACGAACGAGAACCAGGTGTTCGACTACGTCGACACGTTCAGCCTGGAAGACGGTCCGTACACCGTCGACGGTGAGCCGGTCGCCGACAGCGCGAACGTGACGGTCGGCGACGAGGCGGACGACGCGACCGACGGGGACGCGACCGCAGAGGGTAACGCG from Haloarcula litorea encodes:
- a CDS encoding DUF7282 domain-containing protein is translated as MTRRRKTLALLLTALAVTAVAAQAGAVMAQGSAQTENGTSNQTATAATETVGNQTDDAAVADSTTVADNTTVADNTTAAGNATAAGNMTAAGNETLAADPSITVEEQTSDGTTVTVSNVTLPEGGYVVIHDELAREGDLLNSVIGTSEYRPPGQYDNVTVTLFAESGTDDTEDAADGNETADDETSSAVVDEGTQNATVDDASAGSDTVSNGSADTATTADNGTTAANGTMTDGNATTADNGTTADDATAADGNTDNGTMAENATADTGRTTDAAASNDTTAESAARLSEDKTLTAIVYRDTNENQVFDYVDTFSLEDGPYTVDGEPVADSANVTVGDEADDATDGDATAEGNATDGTDTADGNATAGDEAADGNATEGDTTGGTDTAEGTETTETGTATESSA